Proteins encoded within one genomic window of Prauserella marina:
- a CDS encoding VOC family protein, with amino-acid sequence MGTVIHVEITADDTARAAEFYSTVLGWRSSPSPVIDGYLLADSGDGGGIDAAIMRREYQPQPAIAWVEVADLAEVLAAVPAAGGSTLGDTHTIPGEGMVAYIKDSEGNVLGLKQPA; translated from the coding sequence ATGGGAACAGTCATCCACGTCGAGATCACCGCCGACGACACCGCCCGCGCCGCGGAGTTCTACTCCACCGTGCTGGGCTGGCGGAGCAGCCCCTCGCCCGTGATCGACGGCTACCTGCTCGCCGACTCCGGTGATGGCGGCGGGATCGACGCCGCCATCATGCGGCGGGAATACCAGCCCCAGCCCGCGATCGCCTGGGTGGAGGTCGCCGACCTCGCCGAAGTGCTCGCCGCCGTCCCCGCCGCGGGAGGCAGCACGCTCGGCGACACCCACACCATCCCCGGTGAGGGCATGGTCGCCTACATCAAGGACAGTGAGGGCAACGTGCTCGGGCTCAAGCAACCCGCCTGA
- a CDS encoding AraC family transcriptional regulator, whose product MRYVRFPAPRGAGDYIEHGWLVEASATGEVKREILIPNGRPTVVLSLADPGRRHDPLTGAGHPNDNVVFGVTTRPFVLEQEGDSLHVGAQLTPWGLSAMLPGTRLVDEFRPLAGWWGEEPTADLLSRLRTETGDQSRTGLLCEFLRQRITPLPATTVDALRAAVGAVDEARGQCAVSELTERAGIGYQSLYRLFTRHIGVSPKRYCDILRYYHFAGGLLHEAGGNSAALLAILHGYYDQAHAARTFKRYTGVSASTFARVHNGIAQLMHSGEEKG is encoded by the coding sequence GTGCGTTACGTGCGATTCCCCGCGCCACGAGGGGCGGGCGACTACATCGAACACGGCTGGCTCGTCGAGGCGAGCGCGACCGGTGAGGTCAAGCGGGAGATCCTGATCCCCAACGGGAGACCCACCGTGGTGCTGAGCCTCGCGGACCCTGGACGCAGGCACGATCCGCTGACCGGAGCGGGCCACCCCAACGACAACGTCGTGTTCGGCGTGACCACCCGGCCGTTCGTGCTGGAGCAGGAAGGTGACTCCCTGCATGTCGGAGCGCAGCTCACCCCGTGGGGACTGTCCGCGATGCTGCCGGGCACGCGGCTGGTCGACGAGTTCCGTCCACTCGCCGGCTGGTGGGGCGAGGAACCGACGGCCGATCTGCTGTCACGGCTGCGGACGGAAACCGGCGACCAGAGCAGAACCGGCCTGCTGTGCGAATTCCTGCGGCAACGGATCACGCCGCTGCCCGCGACGACCGTCGACGCGCTGCGCGCGGCGGTCGGCGCCGTCGACGAGGCGCGGGGCCAATGCGCGGTGAGCGAGCTGACCGAGCGGGCGGGGATCGGCTACCAGTCGCTGTACCGGTTGTTCACCAGGCACATCGGAGTGAGTCCCAAGCGCTACTGCGACATCCTTCGCTACTACCACTTCGCGGGCGGGTTGCTGCACGAGGCGGGAGGCAACTCCGCGGCGCTGCTCGCCATCCTGCACGGCTACTACGACCAGGCGCACGCCGCACGGACGTTCAAGCGGTACACGGGGGTCAGCGCGAGCACGTTCGCCAGGGTGCACAACGGAATCGCGCAGCTCATGCACTCCGGCGAGGAAAAGGGCTGA
- a CDS encoding LysR family transcriptional regulator gives MLDVRRLRLLDELDRRGTINAVAVALHLAPSGVSQQLSLLEAEAGVALLERVGRNVRLTEAARVLVGHTRTVLAQLEEAESDLAGFADRPRGTVTIACFQTAAVTLLPRALRALEEHELVRVELRQAEPEVALPSLLAHDVDLVVTEDYQDRPSAPVSGSHTEPLCADPMLLARGGGRSAQEPGPPTSLAAVAAASDDAWVLEPEGTAARRWAEALCAAAGFEPDVRYEATDMSVHLALVRANAATALLPSLISADGTDRIGSVRPVVLPGHERLISTVVREGSQTHPAIVVVREALRSAAAHVS, from the coding sequence ATGCTGGATGTGCGCCGTCTGCGACTGCTGGACGAACTCGACCGCAGAGGCACGATCAACGCGGTCGCCGTCGCGCTGCACCTCGCCCCGTCCGGGGTGTCGCAACAACTCTCGCTGCTGGAGGCGGAAGCGGGCGTCGCCTTGCTCGAACGGGTGGGCCGCAACGTGCGGCTCACCGAGGCCGCCCGGGTGCTCGTCGGGCACACCAGGACCGTGCTCGCCCAGCTGGAGGAGGCGGAGTCCGACCTTGCCGGGTTCGCGGACCGGCCGAGAGGCACGGTCACGATCGCCTGCTTCCAGACCGCGGCGGTGACATTGCTGCCCCGCGCCCTGCGCGCGCTGGAGGAGCACGAACTGGTGCGGGTCGAGCTGCGGCAGGCCGAACCGGAGGTCGCGCTGCCCTCGCTGCTTGCCCACGACGTCGATCTGGTGGTCACCGAGGACTACCAGGACCGGCCGTCCGCGCCGGTGTCCGGATCCCACACCGAGCCGCTGTGCGCCGACCCGATGCTGCTCGCCCGTGGCGGCGGCCGGAGCGCCCAGGAGCCCGGTCCACCCACGTCGCTGGCCGCCGTGGCGGCGGCCAGCGACGACGCCTGGGTGCTGGAACCGGAGGGCACGGCGGCGAGGCGGTGGGCGGAGGCGCTGTGCGCGGCGGCGGGTTTCGAACCCGACGTCCGCTACGAGGCCACCGACATGTCGGTGCACCTCGCGCTCGTCCGTGCCAACGCGGCCACCGCGCTGCTTCCCTCGCTGATCAGCGCGGACGGCACGGACCGGATCGGCAGCGTCCGGCCGGTCGTGCTGCCGGGCCACGAACGGCTCATCTCCACCGTCGTACGCGAGGGCAGCCAGACGCATCCCGCGATCGTCGTGGTGCGCGAAGCACTGCGGTCCGCGGCGGCACACGTGAGCTGA
- a CDS encoding LamB/YcsF family protein, translating into MTTTPAQAPQSTVALTTDVGEGFGQWVIADDATLLDTVSGANVACGFHAGDPDIMRRTCEHAARNGVSIGAQVSYRDLAGFGRRYLAVPGDTLTNDLLYQIGALEAFAKAAGTTVSYVRAHGALYNVAATNAEHAAAIVEATRLWDPSLPVLAQEGTQTWKLAGEAGIRAIAEAFVDRAYTSDGLLLSRAEPGALLGDGDEAARRAVRMVTEGTLPAVDGSTIPVTARALLVHSDTPGAVAMAHKTRDALIAAGISIVPVSELRE; encoded by the coding sequence ATGACCACCACTCCGGCACAGGCCCCGCAGAGCACCGTCGCGCTCACGACCGACGTGGGCGAGGGGTTCGGGCAGTGGGTGATCGCCGACGACGCCACGCTGCTCGACACGGTGTCGGGCGCCAACGTCGCGTGTGGCTTCCACGCGGGCGACCCCGACATCATGCGGCGCACCTGTGAACACGCCGCCCGCAACGGCGTCTCCATCGGCGCGCAGGTCAGCTATCGCGACCTCGCCGGGTTCGGCCGCCGCTACCTCGCCGTGCCAGGCGACACCCTCACCAACGACCTGCTCTACCAGATCGGCGCGCTTGAGGCGTTCGCCAAGGCCGCCGGCACCACGGTCTCCTACGTCAGGGCACACGGCGCGCTCTACAACGTGGCCGCGACCAACGCCGAGCACGCCGCGGCCATCGTCGAGGCGACCCGCTTGTGGGATCCCAGCCTGCCCGTGCTCGCCCAGGAGGGAACACAGACGTGGAAGCTGGCCGGGGAAGCGGGAATCCGCGCCATCGCGGAGGCGTTCGTCGACCGCGCCTACACCAGTGACGGCCTGCTGCTGTCCCGCGCCGAGCCGGGCGCGCTGCTCGGCGACGGCGACGAGGCGGCGCGAAGGGCCGTGCGCATGGTCACCGAGGGAACGCTGCCCGCCGTCGACGGCTCGACGATCCCGGTGACGGCTCGCGCGCTGCTCGTGCATTCCGACACCCCAGGCGCGGTGGCGATGGCGCACAAGACGAGGGACGCGCTGATCGCGGCCGGGATCTCGATCGTTCCCGTTTCCGAGCTACGGGAATAG
- a CDS encoding PucR family transcriptional regulator, translating into MTSTGAVSVRTLLDNEVIRDAKVVAGDRGLERVVSRFNVMSVPHVAKLVKPDQFLLVTGYPMPRDADGIALLLRDLDAAGIAAVGVKFDQWLPSLPSLVRDTADELGMPLLVVPETTPFDDVLSKGLALVSEHGEGTKGLHARHARMLEIVLRGQGLADVVSELADVLGGAVALCDETGLLLAGSPGAAAELAALSLLDDTARLRGSPSAHTGEKWLSHPVEDGSGVLGRLLFVGDTGTPRLAFLLALAAQVAALQLARERDIVAVQRRFATTVLHALLRGGANEVEEAAGWARRFSWDLARPVSVVLARPLTGGQHLVRRAERAWTASAGRVDGTAACGAFDGELVAVLGEGDDRVLEAADELRTAITHATHAGFAVGVSRRADGPSALPQLYRQARVALDRAAALGEGGIAAIDTLGVFRLFGQLPRPELDTFVTDLLSPVLSLPEAEREDMVHTLRVFLRKHGNVAESARALHLHYNTLRYRVGKLEKLLGPFGSDPDLALDLAVALQIHSVMSGRA; encoded by the coding sequence ATGACCTCGACCGGTGCCGTTTCCGTCCGAACGCTGCTCGACAACGAGGTGATCCGCGACGCGAAGGTCGTCGCGGGAGACCGAGGGCTTGAGCGGGTGGTGTCCAGGTTCAACGTCATGAGCGTGCCGCACGTGGCGAAGCTCGTGAAGCCGGACCAATTCCTGCTCGTGACCGGCTACCCGATGCCCCGTGACGCCGACGGCATCGCGCTGTTGCTCCGCGACCTCGACGCCGCCGGCATCGCCGCTGTCGGGGTCAAGTTCGACCAATGGCTGCCTTCGCTGCCGTCGCTGGTGAGGGACACCGCGGACGAACTCGGCATGCCGCTGCTGGTCGTTCCGGAGACGACCCCGTTCGACGACGTGCTGAGCAAAGGGCTCGCGCTCGTCAGCGAGCACGGCGAAGGCACGAAGGGCTTGCACGCGCGGCACGCGCGCATGCTGGAGATCGTCCTGCGCGGGCAGGGACTCGCCGACGTGGTCAGCGAACTCGCCGACGTACTCGGCGGAGCCGTGGCACTGTGCGACGAGACGGGGCTGCTGCTGGCCGGATCGCCTGGCGCCGCGGCCGAACTGGCGGCGCTCTCGCTGCTCGACGACACCGCGAGGCTGCGTGGTTCCCCCTCCGCCCACACGGGCGAAAAGTGGCTCAGCCATCCCGTCGAGGACGGCAGCGGGGTGCTGGGGCGCCTGCTGTTCGTCGGCGACACCGGCACCCCGCGCCTCGCCTTCCTCCTCGCGCTCGCCGCACAGGTCGCCGCGCTGCAACTGGCGAGGGAGCGCGACATCGTCGCGGTGCAACGGCGGTTCGCGACCACGGTGCTGCACGCGCTGCTGCGCGGCGGCGCGAACGAGGTCGAGGAAGCGGCGGGCTGGGCGCGGCGCTTCTCCTGGGACCTGGCCCGCCCCGTCAGCGTGGTGCTGGCGAGGCCGCTGACCGGAGGTCAGCATCTCGTGCGGCGGGCCGAACGCGCGTGGACGGCCTCGGCTGGCCGGGTCGACGGCACCGCGGCGTGCGGCGCGTTCGACGGCGAACTCGTCGCCGTACTCGGCGAGGGCGACGACCGGGTGCTTGAGGCAGCCGACGAGCTGCGGACGGCGATCACACACGCGACGCACGCCGGTTTCGCCGTCGGCGTGAGCAGAAGAGCCGACGGCCCCTCCGCGCTGCCCCAGCTCTACCGGCAGGCGCGGGTCGCGCTCGACAGGGCCGCCGCACTGGGCGAGGGCGGCATCGCCGCGATCGACACCCTCGGCGTCTTCCGGTTGTTCGGTCAGCTCCCCCGCCCGGAACTCGACACGTTCGTGACCGATCTGCTCTCCCCCGTGCTCTCGCTGCCCGAAGCCGAGCGCGAGGACATGGTCCACACGCTGCGGGTGTTCCTGCGCAAGCACGGCAATGTCGCGGAGTCGGCGAGGGCGTTGCATCTGCACTACAACACCCTGCGCTACCGCGTCGGCAAACTGGAGAAGCTGCTGGGCCCCTTCGGCAGCGATCCCGATCTCGCGCTCGACCTCGCGGTAGCGCTGCAAATCCACTCCGTCATGTCCGGGAGAGCATGA
- a CDS encoding pyridoxal-phosphate dependent enzyme, with product MSPASPSVPASRVWFAPWPARSWRCAPAPSEVRAFHTALPGYAPTPLTELPGLAKELGVGRVFVKDESMRLGLPAFKALGAYWAIEKVLRQRGDVSCFVTATDGNHGRAVARRARQLDRRAHVFVPEALSPKAIAAITAEDAEVTTVSGDYDEAVRAAARAALSPEAASGDGSALIQDTAWPGYEEVPRWIAEGYSTLFAEIDTQLAAASAEPDLVAVPVGVGSLAQAALSHYRGGAHSPALLAVEPDSAACVLESLVAGEPVTVATGTTAMAGLNCGTPSSLAWPLLSSGLDAVVTVTDDMASEAESDLRRLGVRSGPCGAATLAGARRVLSRVPAGEERGLGTGSDSTVVLVSTDGAPGMT from the coding sequence GTGTCCCCGGCATCTCCCTCCGTTCCCGCGTCTCGCGTGTGGTTCGCACCATGGCCCGCGCGCTCCTGGCGGTGCGCTCCCGCTCCCTCCGAGGTGCGCGCCTTCCACACGGCGCTGCCCGGTTACGCCCCGACCCCGCTCACCGAGCTGCCCGGCCTCGCGAAGGAACTCGGGGTTGGCCGGGTCTTCGTCAAGGACGAATCGATGCGGCTCGGGCTTCCCGCTTTCAAGGCGCTCGGCGCGTACTGGGCGATCGAGAAGGTACTGCGCCAGCGAGGCGACGTGTCGTGCTTCGTCACCGCGACCGACGGCAACCACGGAAGGGCCGTCGCGCGCAGGGCCCGTCAGCTCGACAGGCGGGCACACGTGTTCGTCCCCGAGGCACTGTCACCGAAGGCCATCGCGGCGATCACGGCCGAAGACGCCGAGGTCACCACGGTGAGCGGCGACTACGACGAGGCGGTCAGGGCCGCCGCCCGCGCGGCGCTGTCGCCGGAGGCGGCGTCCGGCGACGGCAGCGCCCTCATCCAGGACACCGCGTGGCCGGGCTACGAAGAGGTCCCCCGCTGGATCGCCGAGGGCTACTCGACCCTGTTCGCCGAGATCGACACCCAGCTGGCCGCAGCGAGCGCCGAACCGGATCTCGTCGCGGTCCCGGTGGGTGTCGGCTCGCTCGCGCAGGCCGCGCTGAGCCACTACCGGGGCGGTGCTCACTCCCCCGCGCTGCTGGCCGTGGAACCGGACAGCGCGGCCTGCGTACTGGAAAGTCTCGTCGCCGGCGAGCCGGTCACCGTCGCCACCGGCACGACCGCCATGGCTGGACTCAACTGCGGCACCCCGTCAAGCCTCGCCTGGCCTTTGCTCAGCTCGGGGCTCGACGCCGTCGTCACCGTCACCGACGACATGGCCAGCGAGGCCGAGAGCGACCTCCGAAGGCTCGGCGTGCGCTCCGGCCCCTGCGGCGCGGCGACGCTCGCCGGCGCCAGGCGGGTGCTGAGCCGCGTACCGGCAGGTGAAGAGCGCGGTCTCGGCACCGGCTCCGACTCGACGGTCGTGCTGGTGAGCACGGACGGCGCCCCCGGCATGACCTAA
- a CDS encoding aldo/keto reductase codes for MRYLELGGHDRLPVLGQGTWHMGERERERTAEVSALRHGLDLGLGLIDTAEMYGDGGAEAVVGEAIAGRRDEVFLVSKVLPHNASENGTITACERSLSRLRTGHIDLYLLHWPGRIPLGETLSAFVRLREEGKIRHFGVSNFDTGDMSRLWSAPHGPESAVNQVLYNLTRRGPEFELLPWCGREGVPVMAYSPIEQGRLLADPVLREVALRHEASPAQIAIAWVLSRRGVCAIPKAATAAHVGQNAAALGIELSARDIAELDDRFPAPRRATPLEIL; via the coding sequence ATGCGCTATCTCGAACTGGGCGGGCACGACCGCCTCCCCGTGCTCGGGCAGGGAACCTGGCACATGGGCGAGCGCGAGCGGGAAAGGACCGCCGAGGTCTCCGCGCTGCGGCACGGGCTCGATCTCGGGCTCGGGCTCATCGACACCGCCGAGATGTACGGAGACGGGGGCGCCGAGGCCGTGGTCGGCGAGGCCATCGCGGGCCGCCGCGACGAGGTGTTCCTGGTCAGCAAGGTGTTGCCGCACAACGCGAGCGAGAACGGCACGATCACCGCGTGTGAACGCAGTCTCTCGCGGCTCCGCACCGGCCACATCGATCTCTACCTGTTGCACTGGCCTGGCCGCATCCCGCTCGGGGAAACACTGTCGGCGTTCGTCCGGCTACGCGAGGAAGGCAAGATCCGGCACTTCGGGGTGAGCAACTTCGACACCGGGGACATGAGCAGGCTGTGGTCAGCCCCGCACGGGCCGGAGTCCGCCGTCAACCAGGTGCTGTACAACCTCACGCGGCGTGGTCCCGAGTTCGAGCTGCTGCCGTGGTGCGGGCGCGAAGGCGTTCCGGTGATGGCCTACTCGCCGATCGAGCAGGGCAGGCTGCTGGCGGATCCGGTGCTGCGCGAGGTCGCGCTGCGGCACGAGGCGAGCCCTGCGCAGATCGCGATCGCGTGGGTGCTTTCCCGGCGCGGGGTCTGCGCGATCCCCAAGGCCGCGACCGCGGCGCACGTCGGGCAGAACGCCGCCGCGCTCGGTATCGAGTTGAGCGCGCGGGACATCGCCGAGCTCGACGACCGCTTTCCAGCGCCGAGGAGGGCGACCCCGCTGGAAATCCTCTGA